Proteins encoded together in one Porites lutea chromosome 2, jaPorLute2.1, whole genome shotgun sequence window:
- the LOC140928077 gene encoding tyrosinase-like — translation MSCRIITCLVFFVFIFPCAEGQFPRVCTSLTSLKNKKCCPIPKGFSAPCGNDGNRGTCQELIIRDWTFKYSHYQTFQKKDDRHDWPHALYHKTCKCNSNFAGYDCSKCEFGYYGKNCTQKKTLTRKNFLTLSAEEKDRYMRYINMSRYYISDYVVTLTPYEEINETVMANRDPTAFFHNISNYDLFVWMHYYAARDTIKPHNMTRADIDFAHDGQGFPTWHRLYMLAWERTLQEIGNDENFTVPYWDWTGNKTHCDPAICSEELLGVTNQADGTVNGKYFDNWYVICTSEQTYSLTKICDPTNKEPGLKRRTEKEKEDKVRNEGYTMTFPTTEEVNFALRFESFDLPPYGKESSCNFRNILEGYASTKTGYRFQNVHTLHNQVHIVLGGVMGDVPSASNDPIFPLHHSFVDRIYEKWLRKFNKDASVLSSYDAPIGHNKDDVIVPLYPVYTHQQMFKKSFEFGYDYEDVDGNGKSSDDEKKVEPISLGDCPVPCSKKSSKSSAVHAGMRLCGLLMSLLPIWQLFLGD, via the exons ATGAGCTGCCGTATCATCACAtgtcttgtcttttttgtctTCATCTTTCCTTGTGCTGAAGGCCAGTTCCCTAGAGTTTGTACATCCCTGACGAGTCtgaaaaacaagaaatgttgTCCAATCCCAAAGGGCTTTAGTGCGCCATGCGGTAATGATGGAAACAGAGGTACATGCCAGGAATTGATTATTCGTGATTGGACTTTCAAATACAGTCATTACCAAACATTCCAGAAAAAAGACGATCGCCATGACTGGCCTCATGCTCTTTACCACAAAACGTGCAAATGCAATTCAAACTTTGCTGGATATGACTGCAGCAAGTGCGAGTTTGGCTACTATGGCAAAAACTGCACGCAGAAAAAAACCCTGACACGCAAAAATTTTCTCACGTTGTCAGCCGAGGAGAAAGATCGATACATGAGGTACATCAACATGTCCAGGTACTACATAAGCGATTATGTGGTGACTTTAACTCCATACGAAGAGATCAACGAAACCGTCATGGCCAACCGCGACCCAACAGCATTCTTTCACAACATCAGCAACTATGACTTGTTCGTGTGGATGCACTACTATGCTGCACGAGACACCATAAAACCACATAACATGACACGGGCAGATATTGACTTTGCGCATGACGGGCAGGGGTTTCCCACCTGGCATCGACTGTATATGTTGGCTTGGGAGAGAACCTTGCAGGAAATTGGTAACGATGAAAACTTTACTGTTCCTTATTGGGACTGGACTGGAAATAAAACACATTGTGATCCCGCTATTTGTTCTGAGGAGCTTCTTGGTGTGACAAACCAAGCTGATGGCACTGTGAATGGCAAATACTTTGACAACTGGTACGTTATTTGCACCAGTGAACAAACTTATTCCCTGACAAAGATTTGTGACCCAACGAACAAGGAACCTGGTTTAAAACGGAGAACTGAGAAGGAAAAGGAAGACAAAGTAAGAAATGAGGGATATACAATGACATTTCCGACAACAGAAGAAGTCAATTTTGCACTCCGGTTTGAAAGTTTTGACCTGCCACCCTATGGCAAAGAGTCAAGCTGCAATTTTAGAAACATCCTGGAAGGCTACGCCAGTACAAAGACCGGTTATCGTTTTCAAAATGTCCACACCTTACATAACCAGGTTCACATAGTCTTGGGTGGGGTCATGGGGGATGTACCTTCAGCGTCAAACGACCCTATCTTTCCCCTTCATCATTCCTTTGTGGATCGTATTTATGAGAAATGGCTTCGCAAGTTCAACAAGGACGCTTCGGTTCTTTCAAGTTACGATGCACCCATCGGACACAACAAAGATGACGTCATTGTACCACTTTATCCTGTGTATACTCATCAACAGATGTTTAAGAAGTCTTTCGAGTTCGGTTATGACTACGAGGATGTCGACGGGAATG GCAAATCTTCTGATGATGAGAAGAAAGTAGAACCAATATCCTTGGGAGATTGTCCAGTACCTTGTTCAAAGAAGTCTTCAAAGTCTTCAGCAGTGCATGCTGGGATGCGGCTGTGTGGGTTGCTGATGTCATTGCTGCCAATATGGCAGTTATTTCTTGGTGACTGA